TATAGAAAGAACTATCCTAACAAAAAACTTGGATTCTTAATTGTCGATGATTCAACGATGTATTTATCAAAACTAAGAGTTCAAGGTAGAGATATTTTTTTAAGTCTTCCCTTTTTTGATAAAAACTTTATGAAGTCATTTATAAAATCTGACGTTGACTTTGTTGTTTGGGCTTTTAACAATAAATACATGTACACAGAAGAAAACTCAAAGGCACCTGCGCCTTTGCTACCGAATGTAGCTTTAATTAATAAATATAATTACTACAACAAATATTCAAAAAAATTTGATATAAAATCAATGATTTCATTAGAAGAGTGAGGAATCTAAATGATTAATTTAAAATATTTCCAACAAGATGTGGTAGATAAACTTCTTGCCTTTATAGCACCTGAATATGGCGTAAATAACCTAACCATCAAAGCACCAACTGGAGCAGGGAAAACTATCATGCTTTTATCGTGGATTGATGAATATATTCGTTCAACGGCTGATAATGTTGCTTTTGTGTGGTTTACACCAGGTGCTGGCGAATTAGAGGAACAGTCACAAGATAAAGCCAATAATTTTTCAAGCATTAAAGCACAATCTGTTGATGATGCGCTATTAAATGGATTTGAACGAGGTTCTGCTACATTTATCAACTATGAGCGAGTTGTCGGAAAGAAATCAAAAGCAATGCTGACAGATAGTGAGCGTGATAATCTTGTCGATAAGATTGATAAAGCCGTTCAAAATAATCGTCATTTCATCGTGATTATTGATGAAGCACACCGAAATGATACCTCAAAGGCACGTGAAATTATATCCCGATTTAATGCTTCTAAAACGGTACGTGTATCGGCAACGATAGATGATCCGAATACACCTGATACCGTTGAATTTTATCAAGTAGAGGAAGAGGCTGTTATTGCATCAGGTTTGATTACTCGTGCTGTCGTTGTTAATGAAGAAATAGACATCAAACTTGATGGTAAAGATGAATTTGCGATTTTATTTGATGCTGCGGAGAAAAAGCGACAAGCGATTGTAAAAAGTTATTCAGAAAATGGTGTCATTGGTGTAAATCCTTTGGTACTTGTCCAGCTTCCAGATGAATCAACACCTGATTTATCTCTACGCATTGAGCAGCATCTTCAAGAAAAAATGCAAAAAACTTATGAAGATGGAAAACTCGGTATTTGGCTTTCAGAGCAAAAGCGCAATGTCATTGATGTTTCAAAGCTAGATAACAAAGTTGAATATTTGATTATCAAACAAGCGATTGCAACAGGTTGGGATGCCCCACGAGCAAAAATTCTTATTAAAATACGTGAGAATATGGGTGAACAGTTTACAATTCAAACGCTTGGACGGATTCGCCGTATGCCTCAACCTTGGCGTGGGCATTATGATATAGATGTTCTGGATAATGCTTATCTTTATACTTTCGACACAGATTTCTTAAATGGCGCATTTGCACAAGGTGGAGCAGTTGCACCAACTCCTTTGCTTGATCTCAAAGATAAAGCAAAAAGTTTAAAATTGACTTCTGAGCGTGTGCTTCAATATGATGCGGTATTAAACGAAAAATTGATTTTGAATAATGTATATGATGGACTAAAGAAACGTTTAAACTTTACAGAAGATTTAGATGCAAACTATCTCATCTTAAAAAATCAAGGCTATACCATGGGCGATGAAATTGTTACAACTTTTAAGCAAGGGCGCTTTGATACACTTGAACACGTTGATAAATTGCAAGACCGTGAACGATATATAAAAGCTGATTATCAAGATAACCGTATTGATTTGCTTCATGCGTTCCATGAACTCGACCGTGTGTTACATCTGCCTGTTTCAAAAATTGAAGCAATGCTTAGAATTTTCTTCTTGTTTGGCGATAATCGAAGAAAAAATACCATTACCAAAATGTCAGCGAATGAATGGACGGCATTTATCTTAAATAACTGGCGAGAACTGCGAGAAGAATTTAGAAAAACGGATGTTGCGCAATCTGTTCAGGGAAGTTTTGATTTGAATAATATTCAGAAAAATGATTTTACTATTCCATTGATTGAGCGTTATACTTATAATCCCAAACTAGCAGATGCAAAAATTGTTGAAACAAGTGCTTATGAAAAATATACAACTGCATCTATTGCTGTTCGTCCAAGTATTGTTGAACGCTTGATGGAACGATGGCTTGAAGAACATTTTGAAAATGTTGATTTTGTTTATAAAAATGGAGATAAGGGCACGCAATACTTTTCGCTTGTTTATACTACAAATGGTGGTGCTTCTCATTTCTATCCTGACTTCATTGTTCAAATGAAAAACGGAGATATTTATATCATTGAAACGAAAGGTGGAGAAAATAATAAAGGACAAGATAAGAATATTGACCCTTATGCAACTGCAAAATATGAAGCATTAAAAAAATATGCTTCAGAATATAATTGCAGATGGGCATTTGTTCGTGATGTGAATGAAGAACTATTTTATCTTAATGATGGTGAATGGGAAGATGAGATGGTAGCTGATAAATGGAAACCTGTTGCCGAATTGTTTGGTATGTAAAATGGCAAAGAAAGTTGAATTTCAAAATACAAGTCAATTTATTTTTAGATTAACCTCTGAAAGATTAAGGAAGAAAAAGGAGAAATTAAATTCTGAAAGATTAAAAAATAAAGAAAAGAAATTGACAGACTATAATATTGCTGGATTTAGTTCAAAGAAAAACTATGATGATGCTGAAAGTTATCAGAGAGAGTATGACATAAATGTTATTTCAAAAATCATGGTTAATGACCAAAAGGATAAAAAAACAAAGTATCTAATACCTGCGAAATACTACACGCAATTAGCAAATGTTTTAGAGTTTTCTAGCATTCACGAAATGCTATGGGGAAGCGAAGAAGAAATTAAACAATATTTAGAAGATATGTTTTTCCAAATATTCCAAGATGGCATTAACAGTAACAACATTATCATAAAGACTTCTTTCACGGATTTAGCCTATAATTTGAATGAAGTAGTCACTGATGTACCCCAGTTTATTTATAATAATATTAAGAAAGAACTGAATGATGAATTTTTAGACTTCACAAAAGCAATTAATGTAACAAATCTTATATTCCAAATAGCTGAAACAAATGAATGGATTTTTGATGAAAGAACATCAAAAGTCCTAGATGGAACAGAATTCAATGAATATCTTGGTTTTAAAAAATTAAATGATGCCTTAGAAAATTTCTCTGAAAAAAAAATTGTTCCTTTACTAAAAATTGAGCTTATTAAGTTATTGTAAGTAAATATTTTTTCATGACCTGTCTTAATTGGCAGGTTTTTTCGCATCTGTTCAAAAAATAGGTGCTTTTTTTATTTTTTTAGAAACACTTTTGCACAGATTTAGCAACTGATGAAAATTTAATAGAATAAATCTATCGAAGCGCTTCGGTAGATGCAATGAGGTTGCGAACTCTACCATAAAATATTGATGTAGCTAGTCGCAAATGGTTACTGGAGGGAATTTATGTTGCTAGGACAAACAAAATTATCTGAAGTTGTTATTTCAAATGTTGTAGTACCCAAAACTGCGACGATTCAAGCGGTCAGTAAGTCACCACGTTACGCTGAATCAGGTGAACCAATCCAAGGCTCTGTGGCTAAAATCTCTTGTCAATTCATTGATTCAGATTTGGCAAAAATCATTCAAAAATCTGGCGCAGACATTTCAGAGCTAAAGACATACCCGCTTGAATTGATTGGCAGTGAACAAGATTTGATTGAACTTTCAGCCAGTGATTTAGTTGGATCAGAAATCTTATTGAAAGATGCAAAGGTCATGTTGAAGTGGGAACAAGGGCAAGGAAGAAATGCCGGAGGTTGGCGTAGTCTGAAATTAGTATTAGACATCAGCGAAAAAGAAAGTGAAGGTAAGTAAGATGAACAAAAAAGAACTAAGTGTTTGGGCATATTTGAATGAAATTGAATACTGCTTGAAAGATGATACTTATAACAAAAAACGTGCTTTAGATTTAATTTCTATTGCTAGGGACATCCTAACTGGAAAGATGAAAGGAGAGTTTGACGACTGTGAAGATTGAAAAGTTTGTTGAATGGTTTACTCGATTGCCTCCAATGTGGGGCTTTTCGAGCAAATTGACTGTTGATAAGAATCAAGCTCAAATTTCATACAAAAAGAAACAATGTTATCTACTTGTTTTAAAAATTTGGATTGTCCTTACCATTTTGATAATGATTTGGTGCAATTCCATAAATATTCTACTTAGCATTTCACAAGGAAAACTAATTTTTGATAAATTCCCTCTTATGGTGATGTTGACAGTTCTCATTTTAGGAATACTTGTAACTTTATTATGGAACTTCTTTCATTCCCGATTTTCTCCAATTGAGAAATGGAAATTAGAATCGCTTTTGAGAAATTTTACAGAAGAAGCCAATATATTAACACAACATGATGATTCATTTAATTTTACTAAATCTGTTAAATGGATTTATTCGGCATCAGAACAAAAAATCACAATAACTCTAAAAACTGGCGGGCATGTTCATTTTGAAATGGAAAAAGATATTGCACGTAGATTACTAGGTTTCTTGATGAAAGAAACGAATGATGTTTGGATTCTAGAAGACAATAGCATAAAAAGTGGTTCAATTAAAATGGTATTTTCTCATCATGCGGATGAACGAATAGCAATTGATGATTTAAGGAAACTCAAAAAATCTAATATGGTTTATATCCCACTAACGACACAACTTTCATGGGATATTAAGAAGCAACCGCAGATAGGTATTTTCGGTAAAACTGGTAGCGGAAAAACCAGCTTAATAAAATCTATCATTATTTCTTTTATGGCGAATGACAATAACAATAAACTCATGCTCATAGATGGAAAAGCATCTTTTCTAGCACAATCAGGAAAATTTGCAAAAATCCCCACCGCCACTACTGCAGAGGCTTGCTTAAAATTATTAGATAATGCTATTGCAATTATGAATCAACGCTATGATGAAATGAATCGTGACTTGGCAGATGAAAATGATGTAACCTTTATCGAGAAATTTCCTAATAAAGGAACGATTTTAATTGCTTGCGATGAACTACTAGCTCTTGCTTCTGCAACGCAGGCATCAGATAAGTTGAAAAAGCCAGCGGATAGATTAATGCCACAAATTTCAGATAGAATTCTATCTCTTATTGTCAAATCAAGACAAGCATCAATCGCATTGCTAATCTCAGGACAAGCCTTTCCAGCTAGCCTTTTAGGAGATACAACAGTACGCAGTAACTTAGGTATGATTGTGAATCTCGGAAAAACCTCGCAACTTCAAGCACAGGAGCTTTTTTCCATGAACTTGAAAGATTTACCTCAAGCAGATTCATCAAATTACGAGGGAATTATTTGGCTAGATGCCCTTAATTGGGAAACACCCAGAGTATTTTACTCTCCCTATTATGACGATGAAAAATTACCTTTTAAAGCAACTTTACTAAAATTAACTGAGGCGCAGGGCGGTGGCTCGCCACAAGCCCAATGACGACTCAGTTAGTCTTGCGTGTACTACTTGACATACACGCAAGATAAGCTGATGAAATACGAGTAATGGATATGAAGAAATATAATTCAAAAATAATAATGTTTGAAGACCATATTGAAATTATCAAATATGGTACAAATCGAATAACAGTACCATCTGATAAAAATGATAGAAATATAAAAGCTCATAATGATAGTGATGATGAAGAACGGCAAAAAAGACGTGCTTTGGAACAAGCTTTTCGGATAAAGCGGAAAATAAAATATTATTGTCAGTCCAATGATTTTGATTTATTTTGGACTTTAACATTAGATGATACCAAAGTAAATGCTAAGGATTATACCTACTCAAGGAAAAGACTTCAAGCATGGTTAAAGTATCAAAGGGAAAAATATGGCAAATTTGATTTTCTCTTTGTTCCTGAACTTCATAAATCAGGGCGAATACATTTCCATGGTGTTACAGGTAAACTCTCCCCACCGCTTATTGAAGCTCGTTACCTAAAAAGTAATCGACTTATTCAGAAAAATGGAATGCAGATATATAATGCCGAAAACTGGGAAAATGGCTTTAGCACTGTATCTAAAATTCAGAGTAAAGAAAAAGCATCAAGTTACATTGCAAAATATATCACGGCAGAATTAATTGAAGTGCCTAGTGCGTTTAATCAGCCTAGATATTTTGTAAGTCGTGGATTGAAACAACCTGAAATTTCTTATGAGGAGCTTTCAGATAATTATTTCAAAGATTTCAAGCCATCATTTGTTGTAGGTGAGAAAAATTTACTTGATAATGAATTTAAAGCTGATGTTTCTATATATCGCATTGACATTTCAGAAGAAGGTGAACTGATTCAAAACTCCCCTCCTGAAACAGTATGGAAATTAAGAAACACAAAAAGCCCTGACGGCAATCAGGACTTCCAAAAATAATTTTGTAAAGTCATTATATCATATTTGGTTGATGACAGATTGAGGTACGATATGAAAATAAAAAATACGTCTATTGAAAATGATGCTGTTTGGACGAACAAGAAAGGGATTTTAATGCGTTACGAAAATCTCAATATTTACACCCTGAACCGTTGGTTATCTGAAATGCGTGACAATAAACGCTTTAGAAATGGTGTAATCAATCCAACGCATAAGTTAGTCTTTATAAACCTAGAAATTTTTGAAGATTTTCTTTATTGGAAACAGCATGGCTACTCAAGAGTTATGGCAAAATAGCACAAATAATGGTAAAATGAAACTTGCTAATCAAATTCTATTTTATCATCTTTCATATCGTCACTTGGAAAGGATAAAGTATGTATTTTGAAGAAAGAAAAAATAAAGGTGGGAAATTATTTTATGTAGCTGCTGAACGATATGTTGACCCACTAACAGGTAAGAAAAAGCGTGCATCTGTGGTGTATCACAAGAATACGGCACGAGCAAGACGGCAAGCTGAACGTGAGTTAATTGATAAAATTGATGAAATTATTTCTAAAAAACAAGGATTTTTCAAAGGTTCATCAATGACTACATTTCTTGATTTAAAAACAAGTTGGTTTGAAGTTTGGCAAACTACTGTTAAAATTCAAACTGTCAAACGTGAAAAACTTGTTATCAATAGGCTTTCAGATCTGATAGCTGATGATATTTTACTTGAAAATATTACACCGCTACTCATTCAAAATTGTTTAAATGAGTATAGAGAAAAGTATCAATCCACACACTCAACGATGCAACATATCAAATGCACGCTGAATAAAATTTTTGATTATGGTGTTTTGCATAATGCTATTCCTTTTTCTCCATCAAAGGTTGTTAAACTAAATGCAACTGTTGAAGAAAAACGTGCGAAAAAACAGCGACTTGAAAAGAAATTTTTAGATGAGCATGAAGTGAGAGCTTTTTTGTCAGAACTGAAAATGCGAAGAAATCAGAATTACTATGACCTTGCTTTATTTCTTATTGGTACTGGCTGTCGTATTGGAGAGGCATCAGCTTTGACTGCTTCTGACATTGATTTTGATAATCATTTGGTTACGATTGATAAATCATTACAGGCACATGATTTAAAAATTGATGAGTTTTATCTTGATACAACTAAGACAGACGCAGGTGAACGTGTAGAACAGCTTCCTGAATTTGTTATACAAGCTCTAAAGCGAGTTATCGAACGAAATAAACAGTTGGATGAACACATGGATAATTTTCCATCACAAGCCTTTAGAAAGTTTGATTTTCTTTTTAGAACTGAGTATGGTGCACCGATTACTTCACACAGTTTTAGAGAAATTTTGGGTCGAGTAAATAAAGTTTTGAAAAAAGACTGCAAAGAAAAATATGGTTTTGAATGGACTAAAAATGCTATTCCTCATAGCTTTAGGCATATTCATATTTCAGTATTACGCAATGACCCAACAGTTCCTTTAAAAGAGGTTCAAGCTCGTGTAGGACACGTTCAAGAAGCGACAACAAATGGATATACTCATTTGATGAGTGCATCACAACAAAAATCAGTTGAAGCAATTAGTCGCTTTATTGATAAAGTGGAAGTAAATGAAAGCAAAATATGCTGATTCAGCAATTTTGCCCAAAAACTGCCCAAAAATAAAAAATTAAATTATCAAAGCTCGAAAAGCCTTGATACACAAGGAGTTATAAGAATGAGTAATATCCAATGGTTTCCAGGGCATATGTCCAAAGCACGGCGACAGGTGCAGGAAAATTTAAAATATGTGGACTTTGTGATTGAATTGGTGGACGCACGTTTGCCGATGGCTTCACGTAATCCAATGTTGAGTCAAATTATTGGGGACAAGCCACGAATTATTGCGCTGAATAAGGTTGATTTGGCGGATCCGGTGGCTGTTGCGTCTTGGATTGAGTATTTTGATGCGCAGGGTTTTGTGACTTTGGCAATCAATTCTAAAGAAGAATATACGGCAAAAAGATTGACTGTAGCTGCGAAGCGATTGATGGCTGATAAAATGGCGCATGATAAAGAGCGAGGGATTGCGCGTACGACTTTGCGTACAATGATTATCGGGATTCCTAATGCTGGGAAGTCAACATTGATGAATCGCTTGGCGGGCAAAAAAGTAGCTGTCACAGGAAATCGTCCGGGTGTGACTAAGGGACAGCAGTGGATTCGAACAAATAAGGAGCTAGAACTGTTAGACACACCAGGGATTCTGTGGCCGAAGTTTGAGGATCAATTGGTTGGTTTGAAACTGGCTTTGACAGGGGCAATCAAAGATGACTTGTTGCCAATGGATGAAGTGACAATTTTTGGTTTGACTCATTTTTTGAAAAATTATCGTTCGGTGACGATGAAGCGTTATCGAATGAGCGAGGAAGATTTGGAGTTGGAGATTCCTGAGTTGATCATGGAATTGACTGCGCGATTTGGTTTTCGAGATGATTATGATCGTTTTTATACGATGTTTGTCAAAGATGTTCGGGATGGTAAACTTGGGCTTTTCTGTTTGGATGAAGTAGTAGCTGACTGAACCTAATTTCACAAAAAAATAAGCAGAGAATTTGCTGACGTAAATTTCTAGAAGTGTTTTACGTAATTATTATTATGTAAAATCACTGACGGAAATTACGTCAGTGATTTTTTGAAGAAATGAGGAGAGAGGGAAATAATGGCGCAGACCATAAAGGATATAAAAGTGATTTTGTCAGGCTTGACAGACTTGTCAGCACCTGAATTTACTGCGTTTGAAGCAGACGAACGCTCAGGGGTAATTTCAGCAATCAAACAACGCAAGAAGCAAATATTGGCGGAGCTTGCAGAAAATGAGCGCCTTGAGCGGATGTTGGAATTTGAAAAAAACTTGTATACTCAGGGTATTGAACTGATTGCAGGAATTGATGAGGTGGGGCGCGGCCCTCTTGCTGGTCCAGTGGTTGCGGCGGCGGTTATCTTGCCTAAAAATTGTAAAATTCGTGGTCTAAATGATAGCAAAAAGGTACCAAAATCACGGCACCATGAGATGTTTTCTGAGATTCAAAAATCAGCTTTGGCAATTGGCATTGGAGTGGTTGATGCAGCAAAAATTGATGAAATCAACATTTATGAAGCAACAAAATTAGCCATGATTCAAGCACTACAAAAGCTCAAAATCCAGCCAGAGCATTTGTTAATTGATGCGATGCAGTTGGATTTTCCCGTGGCACAGACAAAAATTATTCACGGAGACGCAAAGTCTTTATCAATTGCAGCAGCGTCAATTGTTGCCAAGGTGACACGTGACGAGATGATGAATGATTTTGCTTTGAGTTATCCGGCGTATGATTTTGAACATAATGCCGGCTATGGGACGGCGAAACATTTGGCGGCGCTTGAAAAACAAGGGATTACGCCGATTCATCGTAAGTCTTATGAACCTATTAAATCAATGGTAAATGTTAAAAAATAAGTTCCAAAAGTTAGAATTGGTTTAACTTTTGGAACTTACAGGACTTAGGCTGACTTTTTAGTTGGCTTTTTTACTGACTTCAACTTCAAGGAGAAATGTTTGAATGGTTTCAATAGGAAGATCGAAGTGTTCAGCGATATCTTCAATTTTCATCCCTTGGGCAAAAGAGCGTTGCACAAGAACAGGGAGACTCTGAGCGACTTCGATTGTGTGTCCATCATAGTCGTAAAAGCGCATAGTCCGCGTGCCGTAGCCCGAATCGATAGGTTTGTGAATCCAATCCACGACAATTTTTGAAGTGAGCAGCGTATGAAAAGCGTCTAAATCGTCCACTTCAAAATAAAGTTGTGAGGTGTTGGCTCGTCGTGTGGTTTTGAAATGCGGATGTTTATCGACTTGAAGCCAACTCAGATAAGCACTTTCTG
The DNA window shown above is from Lactococcus sp. S-13 and carries:
- a CDS encoding tyrosine-type recombinase/integrase, which translates into the protein MYFEERKNKGGKLFYVAAERYVDPLTGKKKRASVVYHKNTARARRQAERELIDKIDEIISKKQGFFKGSSMTTFLDLKTSWFEVWQTTVKIQTVKREKLVINRLSDLIADDILLENITPLLIQNCLNEYREKYQSTHSTMQHIKCTLNKIFDYGVLHNAIPFSPSKVVKLNATVEEKRAKKQRLEKKFLDEHEVRAFLSELKMRRNQNYYDLALFLIGTGCRIGEASALTASDIDFDNHLVTIDKSLQAHDLKIDEFYLDTTKTDAGERVEQLPEFVIQALKRVIERNKQLDEHMDNFPSQAFRKFDFLFRTEYGAPITSHSFREILGRVNKVLKKDCKEKYGFEWTKNAIPHSFRHIHISVLRNDPTVPLKEVQARVGHVQEATTNGYTHLMSASQQKSVEAISRFIDKVEVNESKIC
- a CDS encoding DNA-binding protein — its product is MKIKNTSIENDAVWTNKKGILMRYENLNIYTLNRWLSEMRDNKRFRNGVINPTHKLVFINLEIFEDFLYWKQHGYSRVMAK
- a CDS encoding VOC family protein; this encodes MTKLKFEGVLLTVKNFQRARAFYENLLDQIPIDNTDCNEQIITYESGISLASESAYLSWLQVDKHPHFKTTRRANTSQLYFEVDDLDAFHTLLTSKIVVDWIHKPIDSGYGTRTMRFYDYDGHTIEVAQSLPVLVQRSFAQGMKIEDIAEHFDLPIETIQTFLLEVEVSKKAN
- a CDS encoding ribonuclease HII; translation: MAQTIKDIKVILSGLTDLSAPEFTAFEADERSGVISAIKQRKKQILAELAENERLERMLEFEKNLYTQGIELIAGIDEVGRGPLAGPVVAAAVILPKNCKIRGLNDSKKVPKSRHHEMFSEIQKSALAIGIGVVDAAKIDEINIYEATKLAMIQALQKLKIQPEHLLIDAMQLDFPVAQTKIIHGDAKSLSIAAASIVAKVTRDEMMNDFALSYPAYDFEHNAGYGTAKHLAALEKQGITPIHRKSYEPIKSMVNVKK
- the ylqF gene encoding ribosome biogenesis GTPase YlqF gives rise to the protein MSNIQWFPGHMSKARRQVQENLKYVDFVIELVDARLPMASRNPMLSQIIGDKPRIIALNKVDLADPVAVASWIEYFDAQGFVTLAINSKEEYTAKRLTVAAKRLMADKMAHDKERGIARTTLRTMIIGIPNAGKSTLMNRLAGKKVAVTGNRPGVTKGQQWIRTNKELELLDTPGILWPKFEDQLVGLKLALTGAIKDDLLPMDEVTIFGLTHFLKNYRSVTMKRYRMSEEDLELEIPELIMELTARFGFRDDYDRFYTMFVKDVRDGKLGLFCLDEVVAD
- a CDS encoding rolling circle replication-associated protein; translation: MDMKKYNSKIIMFEDHIEIIKYGTNRITVPSDKNDRNIKAHNDSDDEERQKRRALEQAFRIKRKIKYYCQSNDFDLFWTLTLDDTKVNAKDYTYSRKRLQAWLKYQREKYGKFDFLFVPELHKSGRIHFHGVTGKLSPPLIEARYLKSNRLIQKNGMQIYNAENWENGFSTVSKIQSKEKASSYIAKYITAELIEVPSAFNQPRYFVSRGLKQPEISYEELSDNYFKDFKPSFVVGEKNLLDNEFKADVSIYRIDISEEGELIQNSPPETVWKLRNTKSPDGNQDFQK
- a CDS encoding FtsK/SpoIIIE domain-containing protein, with amino-acid sequence MKIEKFVEWFTRLPPMWGFSSKLTVDKNQAQISYKKKQCYLLVLKIWIVLTILIMIWCNSINILLSISQGKLIFDKFPLMVMLTVLILGILVTLLWNFFHSRFSPIEKWKLESLLRNFTEEANILTQHDDSFNFTKSVKWIYSASEQKITITLKTGGHVHFEMEKDIARRLLGFLMKETNDVWILEDNSIKSGSIKMVFSHHADERIAIDDLRKLKKSNMVYIPLTTQLSWDIKKQPQIGIFGKTGSGKTSLIKSIIISFMANDNNNKLMLIDGKASFLAQSGKFAKIPTATTAEACLKLLDNAIAIMNQRYDEMNRDLADENDVTFIEKFPNKGTILIACDELLALASATQASDKLKKPADRLMPQISDRILSLIVKSRQASIALLISGQAFPASLLGDTTVRSNLGMIVNLGKTSQLQAQELFSMNLKDLPQADSSNYEGIIWLDALNWETPRVFYSPYYDDEKLPFKATLLKLTEAQGGGSPQAQ
- a CDS encoding DEAD/DEAH box helicase; translation: MINLKYFQQDVVDKLLAFIAPEYGVNNLTIKAPTGAGKTIMLLSWIDEYIRSTADNVAFVWFTPGAGELEEQSQDKANNFSSIKAQSVDDALLNGFERGSATFINYERVVGKKSKAMLTDSERDNLVDKIDKAVQNNRHFIVIIDEAHRNDTSKAREIISRFNASKTVRVSATIDDPNTPDTVEFYQVEEEAVIASGLITRAVVVNEEIDIKLDGKDEFAILFDAAEKKRQAIVKSYSENGVIGVNPLVLVQLPDESTPDLSLRIEQHLQEKMQKTYEDGKLGIWLSEQKRNVIDVSKLDNKVEYLIIKQAIATGWDAPRAKILIKIRENMGEQFTIQTLGRIRRMPQPWRGHYDIDVLDNAYLYTFDTDFLNGAFAQGGAVAPTPLLDLKDKAKSLKLTSERVLQYDAVLNEKLILNNVYDGLKKRLNFTEDLDANYLILKNQGYTMGDEIVTTFKQGRFDTLEHVDKLQDRERYIKADYQDNRIDLLHAFHELDRVLHLPVSKIEAMLRIFFLFGDNRRKNTITKMSANEWTAFILNNWRELREEFRKTDVAQSVQGSFDLNNIQKNDFTIPLIERYTYNPKLADAKIVETSAYEKYTTASIAVRPSIVERLMERWLEEHFENVDFVYKNGDKGTQYFSLVYTTNGGASHFYPDFIVQMKNGDIYIIETKGGENNKGQDKNIDPYATAKYEALKKYASEYNCRWAFVRDVNEELFYLNDGEWEDEMVADKWKPVAELFGM